One window of the Pseudarthrobacter sp. ATCC 49987 genome contains the following:
- a CDS encoding MarR family winged helix-turn-helix transcriptional regulator → MSAKTSESPVRLAAETWESLFRAQVAVMRRLQAGPAFKTLALNEYDVLFTLSRCPSGWLRQNELNDHVLLSQSSLSRLVERLEKRGLVERMPAPDDGRGVLVKLTEAGWELQKQIGREHVRDIATLVGPALTAAEQQELLRLTEKLRASVTAR, encoded by the coding sequence ATGTCCGCCAAGACAAGCGAGTCGCCGGTGCGCCTGGCCGCGGAGACCTGGGAATCCCTGTTCCGCGCCCAGGTGGCGGTGATGCGGAGGCTGCAGGCCGGCCCCGCGTTCAAGACCCTGGCCCTGAACGAGTACGACGTGCTGTTCACGCTCTCACGCTGCCCCTCCGGGTGGCTCCGGCAGAACGAGCTCAACGACCACGTGCTGCTGAGCCAGTCCAGCCTCAGCCGGCTCGTGGAGCGCCTAGAAAAGCGGGGCCTCGTGGAGCGGATGCCGGCCCCCGACGACGGGCGCGGTGTCCTGGTCAAGCTCACCGAAGCCGGCTGGGAGCTGCAGAAGCAGATCGGCCGGGAGCACGTCCGTGACATCGCTACCCTGGTGGGTCCGGCGCTGACGGCGGCCGAACAGCAGGAGCTGCTGCGCCTGACGGAGAAGCTGCGGGCCTCGGTGACCGCGCGCTGA
- the nadC gene encoding carboxylating nicotinate-nucleotide diphosphorylase, which produces MTAPAAARPAALPVTTLAGTLPAAAVDAVLRAALDEDAPYGDITSQTLIPADTRATAVLAARVPGVLSGGEVFAAAMKLTDPGADVELLVADGSAFAAGTALARVSGNARAVLLAERVALNLVQRMSAIATRTAEFVALVDGTGARITDTRKTTPGLRVLERYAVRCGGGANHRFGLSDAVLAKDNHLAVLTGGDPSKLTAVLREAKGRLGHTTHFEVEVDSMDQIGPVLAAGVDTIMLDNFTLADLAAGVALVAGRARVEASGNVNLATVAGIAGTGVDVISIGGLTHSVAALDLGLDIELGLGTEQNNHRTAGQATP; this is translated from the coding sequence ATGACAGCACCCGCCGCAGCCCGCCCGGCCGCCCTCCCGGTGACGACGCTCGCCGGAACCCTTCCCGCAGCCGCCGTCGACGCCGTGCTGCGGGCCGCCCTGGACGAGGACGCACCGTACGGCGACATCACCTCGCAGACACTCATCCCCGCGGACACACGCGCGACGGCGGTCCTGGCCGCACGCGTCCCCGGCGTGCTCAGCGGCGGGGAGGTGTTCGCGGCCGCGATGAAGCTCACGGACCCCGGCGCCGACGTCGAACTCCTCGTGGCTGACGGTTCCGCCTTCGCCGCCGGCACGGCGCTCGCGAGGGTCAGCGGGAACGCCCGCGCCGTGCTGCTCGCCGAACGCGTGGCACTGAACCTGGTCCAGCGGATGAGCGCCATCGCCACCAGGACGGCGGAGTTCGTCGCCCTGGTGGACGGCACCGGGGCGCGCATCACCGACACCCGCAAAACGACGCCGGGCCTGCGGGTGCTGGAACGCTATGCCGTGCGCTGCGGCGGCGGAGCCAACCACCGCTTTGGCCTCTCGGACGCCGTGCTGGCCAAGGACAACCATCTGGCCGTCCTGACCGGGGGAGACCCGTCGAAGCTCACGGCCGTGCTGCGGGAAGCCAAAGGCCGCCTCGGGCACACCACCCACTTCGAAGTGGAGGTGGACAGCATGGACCAGATCGGGCCCGTTCTGGCAGCCGGGGTGGACACCATCATGCTGGACAACTTCACCCTGGCGGACCTTGCCGCCGGGGTGGCCCTGGTGGCCGGCCGGGCCCGGGTCGAGGCCAGCGGAAACGTCAACCTGGCCACCGTCGCCGGCATCGCCGGCACCGGGGTGGACGTCATCTCGATCGGCGGGCTCACCCACAGCGTCGCCGCCCTGGACCTGGGCCTCGACATTGAACTCGGCCTCGGCACGGAACAGAACAACCACCGGACGGCCGGCCAGGCAACGCCATGA
- a CDS encoding DUF1684 domain-containing protein, which translates to MADQDFGSRDFGAHDSVADISAVDIADWRLRTFALYANVRKIAAEDPAEAHSYWRQERDRMFGTHPASPLTAAAKSSFGGLKTADYDPIYRFHIPLTGEGAGREMNVETGTDGVVRFVRLGTFDLPELGQLAVWKLHGYGGGIFVPFRDATAGQPGGSYGAGRYLLDTIKGAFHGVQGSGPEAEFVVDFNFAYNPSCAYNEAWACPLAGPSNRLAVEIPAGELY; encoded by the coding sequence ATGGCGGATCAGGATTTTGGCTCCCGGGATTTCGGGGCCCATGACAGCGTGGCGGACATCTCCGCCGTCGACATCGCGGACTGGCGGCTCCGGACCTTTGCGCTTTACGCCAACGTGCGGAAGATCGCTGCGGAGGACCCGGCCGAGGCCCATTCGTACTGGCGCCAGGAGCGGGACCGGATGTTCGGCACGCACCCGGCCTCGCCGCTGACCGCGGCTGCCAAGTCCAGCTTCGGCGGCCTGAAGACGGCGGACTACGACCCGATCTACCGCTTCCACATCCCGCTGACGGGCGAGGGCGCGGGGCGGGAAATGAATGTTGAGACCGGCACCGACGGTGTGGTCCGGTTTGTCCGGCTGGGCACTTTCGATCTGCCGGAACTGGGCCAGCTCGCCGTCTGGAAACTCCATGGATACGGCGGCGGCATCTTTGTGCCGTTCCGTGACGCCACGGCGGGACAGCCCGGCGGCAGCTACGGCGCCGGGCGCTACCTGCTGGACACCATCAAGGGCGCCTTCCACGGCGTGCAGGGTTCGGGCCCGGAGGCCGAGTTCGTCGTTGATTTCAACTTCGCCTACAACCCGTCCTGTGCCTACAACGAGGCGTGGGCATGCCCCCTCGCGGGCCCGTCCAACCGTCTGGCCGTGGAGATCCCTGCCGGCGAGCTGTACTGA
- a CDS encoding M20/M25/M40 family metallo-hydrolase, translating into MQTTSAPPVSRAAAALAELVRFRTVSSRLEHEVDTGEFDGFIAALARLYPAVHAALDLERVDGHALLYRWPGTGPDAAARPAVLMAHYDVVPAGDPDGWTRPPFSGHNDGTYLWGRGTLDDKGQLVAVMEAAETLLTAGFAPAHDLYFSFGNNEETAGNSAAAAAELLAGRGVKPWLVLDEGGAVAGGAFPGVTRPAAVVGVAEKGILDVELLTRDPGGHASTPPRMGATARLARAITRIERSPFPQSLPDVTAEMLRRFGPHVPAPMRAVFGRLSVFRAPVTLLFGRMGNETNAMTRTTVAITTLEGSAAANVLAATARANANIRVAVGETVEGTVERLRRIIRDPKVELRVVEGNDPSPVSAHSGAQWQLLEGCIAKAFPEALVTPYIMMGGTDSRRFTGICDAVYRFAPFYMDAEARGSIHAVDEKIALETLERGVGFYETLIREL; encoded by the coding sequence ATGCAGACCACCTCCGCACCGCCCGTCAGCCGCGCTGCCGCCGCACTGGCAGAACTCGTGCGGTTCCGCACAGTCTCCTCCCGGCTGGAGCACGAGGTGGACACCGGCGAATTCGACGGCTTCATCGCCGCGCTGGCCCGGCTGTATCCCGCTGTCCACGCCGCCCTGGACCTCGAACGCGTCGATGGCCACGCGCTGCTGTACCGCTGGCCAGGTACCGGCCCGGACGCTGCGGCGCGCCCGGCTGTGCTGATGGCACACTACGACGTCGTCCCGGCCGGCGATCCGGACGGCTGGACCCGGCCGCCGTTTTCCGGGCACAACGACGGCACCTACCTGTGGGGCCGCGGGACCCTCGATGACAAGGGGCAGCTGGTCGCCGTCATGGAAGCAGCGGAAACCCTGCTCACGGCAGGGTTCGCCCCCGCCCACGACCTTTACTTCTCCTTCGGCAACAACGAGGAGACCGCCGGGAACAGCGCAGCGGCCGCGGCGGAACTGCTGGCCGGCCGGGGCGTGAAACCCTGGCTCGTGCTGGACGAGGGCGGCGCCGTCGCCGGCGGGGCCTTCCCGGGCGTGACCCGGCCGGCCGCCGTCGTCGGAGTGGCCGAAAAGGGGATCCTGGACGTGGAACTGCTGACCAGGGATCCCGGCGGCCACGCCTCCACCCCGCCCCGGATGGGCGCCACGGCGCGGCTGGCCCGCGCCATCACCCGGATCGAACGCAGCCCCTTCCCGCAGTCGCTGCCGGACGTGACCGCGGAAATGCTCCGGCGCTTCGGCCCGCACGTCCCCGCTCCCATGCGGGCGGTGTTCGGCAGGCTGTCCGTGTTCCGGGCCCCGGTGACGCTGCTCTTTGGCCGGATGGGAAACGAGACCAACGCGATGACCCGCACCACCGTCGCCATCACCACGCTGGAGGGCAGCGCCGCAGCCAACGTCCTGGCCGCGACGGCCCGGGCGAATGCCAACATCCGGGTGGCCGTGGGGGAAACCGTTGAGGGGACTGTGGAGCGGCTGCGGCGGATCATCAGGGACCCGAAGGTCGAGTTGCGCGTCGTGGAGGGCAACGACCCGTCGCCGGTCTCGGCCCACTCCGGGGCGCAGTGGCAGCTGCTGGAGGGCTGCATTGCCAAGGCCTTCCCGGAGGCGCTCGTCACGCCGTACATCATGATGGGCGGCACGGATTCGCGCCGCTTCACCGGCATCTGTGACGCCGTCTACCGCTTCGCCCCGTTCTATATGGATGCCGAGGCGCGGGGCTCCATCCACGCCGTCGACGAGAAGATTGCACTGGAGACCCTGGAACGCGGCGTCGGCTTCTACGAAACGCTGATCCGGGAACTCTGA
- a CDS encoding L-aspartate oxidase has product MTRPLRLVVVGSGIAGLYAALLASDAAPGSGPDGGPAFEVVLLTKGTLEQSNTFYAQGGVSAVLTPGEAAPGDSVAAHIADTLAAGAGLNDPDAVRVLCTEAVRDIAGLQRFGVQFDGGPGGGPALGLEAAHSAARILHAGGDATGARIARALVAAVLDRALQGRLRVETGAFVTELLTGRPGAGPAGVPRVTGLAYLSHGQPRQLDADAVLLATGGAGRIFARTSNPSVATADGLALAWRAGAAVRDLEFFQFHPTTLAADEIPGGPPALLISEAVRGEGAVLLDAAGYRFMPGYHPDAELAPRDVVSRSIALHLAATGAPADSPVYLDARGIEATRGPGFLARRFPTITAATRAAGYDWTTQTLPVSPAAHYWMGGVATDLWGRTSVPGLYAAGEVACTGAQGANRLASNSLLEGLVFGRRAVEAFLGGETGWASAPRGVPSHDGTAPRAVSAAGGLPLTPASAALSRASAGEEAPPAAPEIGVKSMLEAGVFSRDALGRLMTAHAGVLRSGEQLREAEATLAVWAAVVRPEIVTDAVDPSGHEDRNLLLAAQLLVAAARKRTGSVGAHYRADAAAAAALIAVPAAPGRSAPPAGTHSHRHAAVSRPKQRISS; this is encoded by the coding sequence GTGACCAGGCCGCTGCGTTTGGTAGTTGTCGGCAGCGGCATTGCGGGACTGTACGCCGCACTGCTGGCCTCTGACGCCGCGCCCGGCAGCGGGCCGGACGGCGGGCCGGCCTTCGAGGTGGTGCTCCTGACCAAGGGAACGCTCGAGCAGAGCAACACCTTCTACGCCCAGGGCGGCGTCTCGGCCGTCCTCACGCCGGGGGAGGCCGCGCCCGGCGATTCCGTCGCAGCCCACATCGCCGACACCCTCGCCGCCGGCGCCGGGCTCAACGACCCCGACGCCGTGCGGGTCCTGTGCACCGAGGCAGTCCGGGACATCGCGGGGCTGCAGCGGTTCGGGGTCCAGTTCGACGGCGGGCCCGGCGGCGGACCGGCGCTTGGCCTTGAGGCGGCCCATTCCGCCGCCCGCATCCTGCACGCCGGCGGCGACGCGACGGGTGCCCGCATCGCCCGCGCCCTCGTCGCCGCCGTCCTGGACCGCGCGTTGCAGGGGCGGCTAAGGGTCGAGACCGGGGCCTTCGTGACCGAACTCCTCACCGGGCGCCCCGGAGCCGGTCCGGCGGGCGTCCCTCGGGTCACCGGCCTCGCCTACCTGTCCCACGGGCAGCCCCGGCAGCTGGACGCCGACGCGGTGCTCCTGGCCACCGGAGGCGCCGGACGGATCTTCGCCCGGACCAGCAACCCCTCCGTCGCCACAGCCGATGGCCTGGCCCTGGCCTGGCGGGCGGGGGCGGCTGTCCGGGACCTGGAGTTCTTCCAGTTCCACCCCACCACCCTGGCGGCGGACGAGATCCCCGGCGGTCCGCCCGCACTGCTCATCTCGGAAGCGGTCCGCGGGGAAGGCGCCGTCCTGCTCGACGCAGCCGGCTACCGCTTTATGCCCGGCTACCACCCGGATGCCGAACTGGCACCGCGCGACGTCGTCTCCCGCAGCATCGCCCTGCACCTCGCCGCGACGGGCGCCCCGGCGGACAGCCCCGTGTACCTGGACGCCCGGGGAATCGAGGCCACCCGCGGTCCCGGTTTCCTGGCACGGCGGTTCCCCACCATCACCGCCGCCACCCGCGCCGCCGGCTACGACTGGACCACCCAAACGCTTCCGGTGTCCCCGGCGGCCCATTACTGGATGGGAGGCGTGGCCACCGACCTCTGGGGCCGCACCTCCGTGCCGGGACTCTACGCCGCCGGTGAAGTCGCGTGCACCGGCGCGCAGGGCGCCAACCGGCTGGCCAGCAATTCGCTCCTGGAGGGGCTGGTCTTCGGCCGGCGCGCGGTGGAGGCCTTCCTCGGTGGCGAAACGGGCTGGGCGTCGGCCCCGCGTGGCGTACCGTCGCACGACGGCACTGCTCCGCGGGCTGTCTCGGCCGCTGGCGGCCTCCCCTTGACGCCCGCTTCCGCAGCGCTGTCGCGCGCCTCTGCCGGGGAAGAAGCTCCACCGGCGGCTCCCGAGATTGGTGTGAAGTCGATGCTTGAGGCCGGGGTCTTCTCGCGCGACGCTCTTGGGCGGTTGATGACCGCGCACGCTGGCGTGTTGCGCAGCGGCGAGCAACTGCGGGAGGCGGAGGCCACCCTTGCTGTCTGGGCCGCCGTCGTCCGTCCCGAGATCGTGACGGACGCGGTGGACCCGTCCGGGCACGAGGACCGGAACCTGCTCCTGGCCGCCCAACTGCTCGTCGCCGCAGCGCGGAAGCGGACCGGCTCGGTGGGCGCCCACTACCGGGCGGACGCCGCCGCCGCCGCCGCCCTTATCGCAGTGCCCGCGGCCCCCGGCCGCTCCGCCCCGCCAGCTGGCACACACAGCCACCGGCATGCCGCCGTATCCCGTCCGAAACAAAGGATTTCGTCATGA
- a CDS encoding transglutaminase-like domain-containing protein has product MERSVAARMAFKTVADTKVALAVSVARNPGYSGFVESLSVTSGGEDVPLTELSDHHGGRFHYMEFAEPTEVFVEYTASVSGFAVPEEPRLMELIRYVRPSRYAESDRLLPSAYAEFGGLQGTELVHAVRNWVFSELRYISGSSRGTDGAVETLLHRRGVCRDFAHLAIALLRAKNIPARLAAVYAPGLSPMDFHAVAEAHVNGAWHVIDPTGLAPRESMLRITAGRDSSDTAFLSTVGGSLSLTQLQVTAVVDGELPDEDPAKLVTLQ; this is encoded by the coding sequence ATGGAACGCTCTGTAGCCGCCCGCATGGCCTTCAAGACCGTGGCCGACACCAAGGTCGCCCTGGCGGTGTCCGTGGCACGCAACCCCGGTTACAGCGGTTTCGTCGAGTCACTGTCCGTCACCTCCGGCGGCGAAGATGTCCCGCTCACGGAGCTCTCGGACCACCACGGCGGCCGCTTCCACTACATGGAATTCGCGGAGCCCACAGAAGTGTTTGTGGAGTACACGGCCAGCGTCAGCGGCTTCGCGGTGCCGGAGGAACCCCGGCTGATGGAGCTCATCCGCTACGTCCGGCCGAGCCGGTACGCCGAGTCCGACCGGCTCCTGCCGTCCGCCTACGCCGAATTCGGCGGCCTGCAGGGCACGGAGCTGGTGCATGCCGTGCGCAATTGGGTCTTCAGCGAATTGCGCTACATCAGCGGATCCTCACGCGGGACCGACGGCGCCGTCGAGACGCTGCTGCACCGCCGCGGGGTCTGCCGCGACTTCGCCCACCTGGCGATCGCGCTGCTGCGCGCCAAGAACATTCCGGCCCGGCTCGCCGCCGTGTACGCCCCGGGCCTGAGCCCGATGGACTTCCACGCGGTGGCCGAGGCCCACGTCAACGGCGCCTGGCACGTCATCGATCCCACCGGCCTGGCGCCCCGGGAGAGCATGCTGCGGATCACCGCCGGCCGGGATTCCTCGGATACCGCGTTCCTGTCCACGGTGGGAGGCAGCCTGTCGCTGACGCAGCTGCAGGTGACCGCCGTCGTCGACGGCGAACTGCCGGACGAGGATCCGGCGAAGCTCGTCACCCTCCAGTAG
- a CDS encoding LLM class flavin-dependent oxidoreductase, with protein sequence MQIGVFSVSDITTDPTTGRTPTEHERIKASVAIAKKVEEIGMDVYAIGEHHNRPFFSSSPTTTLAYIAAQTERIILSTATTLITTNDPVKIAEDFAMLQHLADGRVDLVLGRGNTAPVYPWFGKNIQDGIELALENYSLLRRLWDEDTVNWSGKHRTPLQNFTSTPRPLDGVAPFVWHGSIRTPQIAEVAAYYGDGFFANNIFWPKEHYQQLIGLYRERYEHYGHGKADQAIVGLGGQFFMRKNSQDAVKEFRPYFDNAPVYGHGPSLEDFTSQTPLTVGSPQEVIEKTLSFREYFGDYQRQLFLIDHAGLPLKTVLEQLDLFGEEVLPVLRKEYADKTPAHVPEPPTHAGRVAASLAAAGQPSSEAASPAGTQSV encoded by the coding sequence ATGCAGATCGGCGTATTCAGCGTCAGCGATATCACCACCGACCCCACCACGGGCCGCACCCCCACGGAACACGAACGCATTAAGGCGTCCGTGGCGATCGCCAAAAAAGTCGAGGAAATCGGCATGGATGTCTACGCCATCGGCGAGCACCACAACCGGCCCTTTTTCTCCTCCTCCCCCACGACGACCCTGGCTTACATCGCCGCCCAGACGGAGCGCATCATCCTGTCGACGGCCACAACGCTCATCACCACCAATGACCCGGTGAAGATCGCCGAGGACTTCGCCATGCTCCAGCACCTCGCCGACGGCCGCGTGGACCTGGTCCTGGGCCGGGGCAACACCGCCCCTGTGTACCCCTGGTTTGGCAAGAACATCCAGGACGGCATCGAGCTCGCGCTCGAAAACTACTCCCTGCTGCGCCGCCTCTGGGACGAAGACACCGTCAACTGGTCCGGCAAGCACCGCACGCCGCTGCAGAACTTCACCTCCACCCCGCGCCCGCTCGACGGCGTCGCCCCCTTCGTATGGCACGGTTCGATCCGCACGCCGCAGATCGCGGAAGTGGCCGCCTACTATGGCGATGGCTTCTTTGCGAACAACATCTTCTGGCCCAAGGAGCACTACCAGCAGCTGATCGGCCTCTACCGCGAACGTTACGAGCACTACGGCCATGGCAAGGCCGACCAGGCGATCGTGGGACTCGGCGGCCAGTTCTTCATGCGAAAGAACTCGCAGGACGCCGTCAAGGAGTTCCGACCGTACTTCGACAATGCCCCTGTCTACGGCCACGGCCCGTCGCTCGAGGACTTCACCTCACAGACCCCGCTGACTGTCGGCAGCCCGCAGGAAGTCATCGAGAAGACACTGAGCTTCCGTGAGTACTTCGGCGATTACCAGCGCCAGCTGTTCCTGATCGACCACGCGGGCCTGCCGCTGAAGACCGTGCTGGAGCAGCTGGACCTGTTCGGCGAAGAGGTCCTGCCGGTCCTGCGCAAGGAATACGCCGACAAGACCCCGGCCCACGTCCCCGAGCCGCCCACCCATGCCGGACGCGTGGCCGCCTCCCTGGCCGCGGCCGGGCAGCCGTCCAGCGAAGCCGCCAGCCCTGCCGGCACCCAGAGCGTGTGA
- a CDS encoding MFS transporter has translation MEITSGILQGYYTPIRTDIARHLNIHDGAVNWFEAAQLMVSALAVPVLAKLGDMYGHRRILLVSTLLTAAASWGVALAPDFWTFLAAWSLQGFYVVWLPLEIALIFSRVHRLPDGAARTRRAAGLLVGALEFGVIAGALAAGALVEAWTGQLQLVLMVPAVAVSACWFAIRFGVPESLERSGGRLDTRGFAFLAVGLLLITSGLTFMRLNGPGAWWPWALVAAGILVFVLFTRFELGREDPLVDIRMLRAKSMWPVQLTAGLFGVSVLGAQAPLSTFARTDPAVHGYGLGLRAGQVSIIIGVYVLALLAGALLYPLVTRRLTPRWTLVCAAVLVGGGYLLFLPFHSSLAGTLVNMGIAGIGSGALVAALPSAAAAAAPLNRTAMATGLTNTTKTIGGAVASAVFGIALLSHVLGEAGAAAGEAGETAAPLAGYLTVWTICGVTGLAAAAALVLVPRLAFSDPAPVADPLPAGSH, from the coding sequence GTGGAGATCACCAGCGGGATCCTGCAGGGCTACTACACGCCCATCCGCACCGACATCGCCCGGCATCTGAACATCCACGACGGCGCCGTCAACTGGTTCGAGGCCGCGCAGCTGATGGTCAGCGCACTGGCCGTCCCCGTGCTGGCCAAACTCGGTGACATGTACGGGCACCGGAGAATCCTGCTTGTGTCCACCCTGCTGACAGCTGCCGCGTCCTGGGGTGTGGCGCTCGCCCCGGACTTCTGGACCTTCCTGGCGGCCTGGTCCCTGCAGGGTTTCTATGTGGTCTGGCTGCCGCTGGAGATTGCCCTGATCTTCAGCCGGGTGCACCGCTTGCCCGACGGCGCTGCCCGCACCCGGCGCGCCGCCGGCCTCCTCGTCGGAGCGCTGGAATTCGGCGTGATCGCCGGTGCCCTTGCCGCAGGTGCCCTGGTGGAGGCCTGGACCGGCCAGCTGCAGCTTGTGCTGATGGTTCCTGCCGTGGCTGTCTCGGCCTGCTGGTTCGCCATCCGCTTCGGCGTGCCGGAGTCCCTGGAACGCAGCGGCGGCCGACTGGATACCCGCGGGTTCGCGTTCCTCGCCGTCGGGCTCCTGCTGATCACGTCCGGGCTGACCTTCATGCGGCTCAACGGCCCCGGCGCGTGGTGGCCATGGGCGCTGGTTGCTGCAGGGATCCTGGTTTTCGTCCTGTTCACCCGGTTCGAGCTGGGCCGGGAGGATCCGCTGGTGGACATCCGGATGCTGCGTGCCAAGTCCATGTGGCCGGTCCAGCTGACCGCCGGCCTGTTCGGCGTCTCGGTGCTGGGCGCGCAGGCGCCGCTGTCCACCTTCGCCCGGACCGACCCGGCAGTCCACGGCTACGGGCTCGGGCTGCGCGCCGGCCAGGTTTCGATCATCATCGGCGTCTACGTGCTGGCGCTGCTGGCAGGTGCCCTGCTCTATCCGCTGGTGACCCGCAGGCTGACCCCGCGCTGGACGCTGGTCTGCGCGGCCGTATTGGTCGGCGGGGGATATCTGCTGTTCCTGCCGTTCCACTCCAGCCTCGCCGGGACGCTCGTCAACATGGGGATTGCCGGTATCGGCTCCGGCGCCCTCGTGGCCGCCCTGCCCTCGGCGGCGGCCGCGGCCGCACCGCTCAACCGGACCGCGATGGCCACCGGCCTGACCAACACCACCAAGACGATTGGCGGCGCCGTCGCCTCTGCGGTGTTTGGCATCGCCCTGCTGAGCCACGTCCTTGGCGAGGCCGGGGCCGCCGCGGGGGAAGCCGGCGAAACCGCGGCGCCCCTGGCCGGTTACCTGACGGTGTGGACGATCTGCGGCGTGACGGGGCTGGCTGCGGCTGCGGCGCTGGTCCTGGTGCCGAGGCTGGCGTTCTCCGATCCGGCACCCGTCGCTGACCCGCTGCCGGCGGGCTCGCACTAG
- a CDS encoding cysteine desulfurase family protein, translating to MIFLDAAATTPVRREVIEAMWPFLTGEFGNPSSHHSLGDSAATALAGSRAATAQALGCRPGEIIFTSGGTEADNLAVKGIALARRAADSRLDRVVISAVEHPAVEESARYLERVHGFAVDVVPVDSCGRVTGEALAAALRPETALVSIMYANNEVGTVQPIAELAALARARGIPFHTDAVQAAGWLPLDTAALGVDALSISGHKLGAPKGNGALFVRGRIRLEPVIHGGGQERGRRSGTENVAGAVALATALTLAQTSQGDRAAHVAALRDDFIRAVQAGVPGAVLTGHPSERLPAVASFCFPGTSGESVLLELERQGVICSSGSACAAGSDEPSPVLRAMGINAETAQTAVRFSFDSTITAAELQEAAAAVRTAVGSVQALGTPSPRVALSLNAGPGPPEGRYLIGQTGCVSVPGPAEDPVPQQGKADSRGSEAGDCGGP from the coding sequence ATGATCTTCCTCGACGCCGCGGCCACCACCCCGGTCCGCCGCGAGGTAATCGAGGCCATGTGGCCGTTCCTCACCGGGGAATTCGGCAACCCCTCAAGCCACCATTCGCTCGGCGACTCCGCCGCCACGGCGCTCGCCGGGTCACGGGCGGCGACGGCCCAGGCGCTGGGCTGCCGCCCGGGCGAGATCATCTTCACCTCCGGTGGCACGGAGGCGGACAACCTGGCCGTCAAAGGCATTGCCCTGGCGCGCCGCGCCGCGGACTCCCGGCTGGACCGGGTGGTGATCAGCGCCGTCGAGCATCCTGCTGTGGAGGAGTCCGCCCGCTACCTGGAACGCGTGCACGGCTTCGCCGTCGACGTGGTGCCGGTGGATTCCTGCGGCCGCGTCACCGGGGAGGCCCTCGCCGCCGCGCTCCGGCCGGAGACCGCGCTGGTCAGCATTATGTATGCCAACAATGAAGTGGGCACGGTGCAGCCGATTGCGGAGCTGGCTGCGCTGGCCCGCGCGCGCGGAATACCGTTCCACACCGACGCGGTCCAGGCAGCCGGCTGGCTCCCGCTCGACACCGCAGCCCTCGGCGTCGACGCCCTGAGTATCTCCGGCCACAAACTGGGCGCGCCCAAAGGGAACGGGGCCCTGTTCGTGCGGGGCCGGATCCGGCTGGAACCCGTGATCCACGGCGGCGGACAGGAACGCGGGCGCCGGTCAGGGACCGAAAACGTGGCCGGGGCCGTCGCCCTCGCGACGGCGCTCACCCTCGCGCAGACCTCCCAGGGGGACCGTGCGGCCCATGTTGCTGCCCTGCGCGATGACTTCATCCGCGCGGTGCAGGCGGGGGTTCCGGGCGCGGTCCTCACCGGCCACCCGAGCGAGCGGCTGCCCGCCGTGGCCTCGTTCTGCTTCCCGGGGACCAGCGGCGAATCCGTGCTGCTGGAACTCGAACGCCAGGGAGTCATCTGTTCCAGCGGCTCCGCCTGCGCCGCGGGTTCGGACGAGCCGTCCCCGGTGCTGCGCGCGATGGGCATCAACGCCGAAACCGCCCAGACCGCGGTCCGCTTCAGCTTCGATTCGACCATCACGGCGGCGGAACTGCAGGAGGCGGCGGCCGCGGTCCGCACCGCCGTCGGCAGCGTCCAGGCCCTCGGCACCCCGTCACCCCGGGTTGCCCTATCACTTAATGCTGGTCCGGGGCCCCCAGAGGGACGATATCTGATAGGGCAAACCGGGTGCGTATCGGTGCCGGGCCCGGCGGAAGATCCAGTGCCGCAACAGGGTAAAGCGGACAGCCGTGGCAGCGAAGCCGGAGATTGTGGTGGTCCATAG